Proteins encoded by one window of Ignavibacteriota bacterium:
- a CDS encoding redox-sensing transcriptional repressor Rex, translated as MKVKQIQNIPEPSLRRLVRYYHLIKGIQSEQNETVSSAWIAEQFGLESIQVRKDIQYTGINGKPKSGYGISELKSAIETTMNWNNYQEAVLAGTGKLGKSLLMYDSFKNYGLSFAVAFDNDPQNINTEINGIKVLHIDKLSNLVSRMHIHIGVLTVPASAAQNVTDMMIEGGIKAIWNFASYQIKVPENVYVVHAQFSQSLALLTNKLPQLTSK; from the coding sequence ATTAAAGTGAAACAAATACAGAATATACCGGAGCCATCGCTAAGAAGACTTGTAAGATACTACCATCTTATAAAAGGGATTCAGTCGGAACAAAATGAAACTGTATCCAGTGCTTGGATAGCAGAACAATTTGGCTTGGAGTCAATTCAAGTCAGAAAAGACATTCAATATACCGGAATAAATGGTAAACCAAAAAGCGGTTACGGTATAAGTGAACTTAAATCAGCTATTGAAACAACGATGAACTGGAATAATTACCAGGAAGCTGTTTTAGCAGGCACAGGCAAACTTGGTAAATCACTTTTAATGTATGATAGTTTTAAAAATTACGGTTTGTCATTTGCAGTTGCTTTTGATAATGACCCCCAAAATATAAATACAGAAATTAATGGAATTAAAGTTTTACATATAGATAAACTTAGCAATTTAGTAAGTCGAATGCACATTCATATCGGTGTACTGACTGTACCGGCTTCTGCCGCTCAGAATGTTACGGATATGATGATAGAAGGTGGGATTAAAGCAATTTGGAACTTTGCTTCCTATCAGATAAAAGTACCTGAAAACGTTTATGTAGTTCATGCACAGTTTTCGCAAAGTCTTGCATTACTTACAAACAAATTGCCACAATTAACATCAAAGTAA
- a CDS encoding NAD(P)H-dependent oxidoreductase subunit E, protein MCNSSNENIRKFQKVCEILEFYDYDKSKLIPILQAVQDEYRYLPEEIMVLIASSLDISPAKVYGVATFFSHFALEPKGKYVIKVCDGTACHVKNSEPIIKEIRLQLNLTPEKPTTPDMMFTLETVSCLGACGLAPVVVINEVVHSLMTPKKIAKEINKIMESEVEYA, encoded by the coding sequence ATGTGTAACAGTAGTAATGAAAACATAAGAAAATTTCAAAAGGTTTGTGAAATTTTGGAATTTTATGATTACGACAAAAGTAAGTTGATACCTATTTTACAGGCGGTACAGGATGAATACAGATACTTACCTGAAGAAATTATGGTATTGATAGCATCTTCACTCGATATTTCACCCGCAAAGGTTTATGGTGTAGCAACATTCTTTAGTCATTTTGCTCTTGAGCCAAAAGGCAAATATGTGATAAAGGTATGCGACGGTACTGCGTGCCATGTAAAGAATTCTGAACCTATTATCAAAGAAATTCGCTTACAATTAAACTTAACTCCAGAAAAACCAACGACACCCGATATGATGTTCACATTGGAAACCGTGTCTTGCCTTGGTGCTTGTGGATTAGCACCCGTTGTTGTTATAAATGAAGTTGTTCATTCATTGATGACACCAAAAAAAATTGCTAAAGAAATTAACAAGATAATGGAGTCGGAGGTGGAATATGCGTAA
- a CDS encoding 4Fe-4S binding protein, whose protein sequence is MRNNIIELEQIKSAYEYDYKSVSKRITVCAGTGCVANGALIVYDELKRKIAEQGIDIQIELKHESNSSEYVYLSESGCQGFCQMGPLVNIEPEGILYMQVKPRDVDSIIERTIKSNQVVDKLLFKDINTGQLCKGRKEISFYNKQSRIVLEECGKLAPGDINEYISHNGYMGARQAFTELNPEEVCEIIKLSGLRGRGGGGFLTGVKWEFARKNESDKKYIICNGDEGDPGAFMDRSLMEGNPHAVIEGMMIAARAIGAEEGYVYVRTEYPLAVKRIKQAVKKAEEMKLLGDNIFGSGLSFRVIVMEGAGAFVCGEETALISSVEGKRGMPMPKPPFPAQSGLNGKPTVINNVETLAMVPYILRNGHHNFRRLGTDRSPGTKTFALTGHVVNTGLIEVPFGATLRQIIFDIGGGVTDEEGKLNNNGFKAVQIGGPSGGCLTEKELDMPLDFDSLTSIGAMIGSGGLVVMNDSTCMVQIAKFFMQFTQNESCGKCVLCREGTKQMLALLDDITEGRATAETIELLEVLANAVKAGSLCGLGKTAPNPILSTLKNFKEEYFAHIEQKRCPVKKCLSLIDPEILADKCKGCGACIKVCAVNAITGEKKSLHYIDTKVCIQCGACKSACKFNAVIGV, encoded by the coding sequence ATGCGTAACAATATAATTGAACTTGAACAAATCAAGTCAGCTTATGAATATGATTATAAATCAGTAAGTAAGAGAATTACTGTTTGTGCCGGTACAGGTTGCGTAGCAAATGGTGCTCTAATAGTTTATGATGAGTTAAAACGCAAAATTGCAGAACAAGGAATTGATATTCAGATTGAATTAAAGCACGAAAGTAATTCAAGTGAATATGTGTATCTTTCTGAAAGTGGCTGTCAGGGATTCTGTCAAATGGGACCACTTGTAAATATTGAGCCGGAAGGTATTCTTTATATGCAGGTAAAGCCACGTGACGTAGATTCTATAATTGAGCGTACAATTAAAAGTAATCAGGTTGTGGATAAACTTTTATTCAAAGATATTAATACAGGTCAGCTTTGTAAAGGCAGAAAGGAGATTTCATTTTACAACAAGCAGTCCAGAATAGTGCTTGAAGAGTGCGGCAAGCTCGCTCCCGGTGATATTAATGAATACATTTCACATAACGGATATATGGGGGCAAGACAAGCTTTTACAGAATTAAATCCTGAAGAAGTTTGCGAAATTATTAAATTATCCGGACTGCGGGGGAGAGGCGGTGGTGGATTTTTAACCGGTGTTAAATGGGAATTTGCAAGAAAAAATGAAAGCGATAAAAAGTACATCATTTGTAATGGTGATGAGGGCGACCCCGGTGCATTTATGGATAGAAGCTTGATGGAGGGCAATCCCCACGCTGTTATTGAAGGTATGATGATTGCTGCAAGAGCAATTGGTGCTGAGGAAGGTTATGTTTATGTTCGTACCGAATATCCTTTGGCTGTAAAACGAATCAAGCAGGCAGTAAAAAAAGCAGAAGAAATGAAACTTCTTGGTGATAACATTTTTGGTTCAGGTTTATCATTCAGAGTAATAGTAATGGAAGGTGCCGGTGCATTTGTATGTGGCGAAGAAACTGCTTTGATTAGTTCGGTTGAAGGTAAGCGAGGTATGCCAATGCCTAAACCGCCATTTCCTGCTCAATCCGGTCTTAATGGAAAACCAACTGTAATCAATAATGTTGAAACATTAGCAATGGTGCCTTATATATTAAGAAATGGACACCATAATTTCAGAAGATTGGGTACTGACAGAAGTCCCGGTACAAAAACATTTGCATTAACAGGACACGTTGTTAATACCGGTCTTATTGAAGTTCCTTTTGGGGCAACATTAAGACAAATAATTTTTGATATTGGTGGTGGTGTTACAGATGAAGAAGGCAAATTAAACAACAACGGATTTAAAGCTGTGCAAATAGGAGGACCTTCGGGTGGCTGTCTTACAGAAAAAGAACTGGATATGCCTCTGGACTTTGACTCCTTAACATCTATTGGGGCAATGATTGGTTCAGGTGGGCTGGTCGTTATGAATGACAGTACCTGTATGGTTCAGATTGCAAAATTCTTTATGCAGTTTACACAAAATGAATCCTGTGGGAAATGTGTTCTTTGCCGTGAAGGAACTAAACAAATGCTTGCTTTACTTGATGATATTACAGAAGGACGTGCAACTGCTGAAACAATAGAATTACTTGAGGTTTTAGCTAATGCCGTAAAAGCAGGTTCTTTATGTGGGCTTGGTAAAACAGCACCTAATCCGATTCTCTCGACACTTAAGAATTTTAAAGAAGAGTATTTTGCACATATTGAGCAAAAAAGATGTCCTGTGAAAAAATGTCTGTCGCTTATAGACCCCGAGATTTTAGCTGACAAATGTAAGGGCTGTGGTGCCTGTATTAAGGTATGTGCTGTAAATGCTATTACAGGCGAAAAGAAATCTTTGCATTATATTGACACAAAAGTTTGTATTCAATGCGGTGCCTGTAAGTCAGCTTGTAAGTTTAACGCAGTAATTGGAGTATAG
- a CDS encoding [FeFe] hydrogenase, group A — MKSMIIDGKKINFDKERNILEVVRKAKIEIPTFCYHSELSVYGACRLCLVEVEGRGILSSCSVIPEDGLVVKTNTSQIREMRKVTIELLLASYNHNCPSCSKNSSCKLQDIAFKLGVDKIRFKKFDKQLPIDNSSESLVRDPNKCILCGDCVRACEEIQGIGALDFVSRGSNVSVQPAFMKSLSQVDCVYCGQCARVCPTGSIVPKSHIDKLWAELDNNKKIVVAQIAPAVRVAIGEMFSSESGSIESGKMVSAMKMLGFDKVFDTAFSADLTVIEETREFIKRKESQKNLPLFTSCCPGWVKFAEQYHPEILDNLSTCKSPQQMMASVVKDSLPGMLNCKREDIVMVSVMPCTAKKFEASRDEFKVNGIPDVDIVITTQELARMITQSGIKFNELTPEEFDMPFGFKTGAGIIFGNSGGVSEAVLRYAYELKKKEKLEYVEFSEVRDNKGIKTASINIDGEEIRIAVVQNLKNAKEIISEIKSGKANYDLVEIMACPGGCVGGAGQPVYFNNDTLDNRKNALYATDKMLQLHKSQDNPYINKIYKEWEKQKDSHKLVHDLLHTSYRKRKRIEIEQLTLLKQSENTVNVHICFGTSCFIKGSQSIMKKMLNYISENDLTDIVNVKAGFCMENCDKGPTVTIGSEVIGKCTFERAVDVMNKQISELVISNSELAH; from the coding sequence ATGAAAAGTATGATAATTGACGGAAAAAAGATAAATTTTGATAAAGAAAGAAATATTCTTGAAGTAGTTAGAAAAGCAAAAATTGAAATCCCAACTTTTTGCTATCATTCAGAACTTAGCGTATATGGTGCATGCAGACTTTGTCTTGTTGAAGTAGAGGGTAGAGGAATTTTATCGTCCTGCTCTGTAATACCTGAAGACGGTTTGGTTGTAAAGACAAATACATCACAAATCCGTGAAATGAGAAAAGTAACGATTGAACTGTTATTGGCAAGTTATAATCATAATTGCCCAAGTTGTTCAAAAAATTCAAGTTGCAAATTGCAGGATATAGCTTTCAAACTTGGAGTTGATAAAATACGGTTTAAAAAGTTTGACAAACAGTTACCAATTGATAACTCTTCTGAATCGCTTGTCAGGGACCCGAATAAGTGTATCTTGTGTGGAGACTGCGTTAGAGCTTGTGAGGAAATTCAGGGGATTGGTGCGTTGGATTTTGTATCCCGCGGCTCAAATGTGAGCGTTCAACCAGCATTTATGAAAAGTTTGTCGCAGGTTGATTGTGTCTATTGCGGACAGTGTGCAAGAGTTTGCCCAACCGGTTCAATTGTACCCAAAAGTCATATTGATAAGTTATGGGCTGAACTTGATAATAATAAAAAAATCGTGGTGGCACAAATAGCACCTGCCGTCAGAGTTGCTATCGGTGAGATGTTTAGTTCGGAATCTGGTTCAATTGAATCAGGAAAAATGGTATCGGCTATGAAAATGTTAGGATTCGATAAAGTATTTGATACTGCATTCAGTGCCGATTTAACTGTAATTGAAGAAACCCGTGAGTTTATTAAAAGAAAAGAATCTCAAAAGAATTTACCGTTATTTACTTCCTGCTGTCCGGGCTGGGTAAAATTTGCAGAACAATATCATCCGGAAATTCTTGATAATCTTTCTACTTGCAAATCACCGCAACAAATGATGGCTTCGGTAGTAAAAGACAGTTTACCCGGAATGCTTAACTGCAAACGTGAGGACATAGTTATGGTATCGGTTATGCCGTGTACTGCAAAGAAATTTGAGGCATCAAGAGATGAATTTAAAGTAAATGGTATTCCCGATGTTGATATTGTTATTACAACTCAGGAATTGGCAAGAATGATAACACAATCCGGTATTAAATTTAATGAACTGACACCTGAAGAGTTTGATATGCCTTTTGGATTCAAAACAGGCGCAGGTATTATTTTTGGTAATTCAGGTGGTGTGTCTGAAGCTGTTCTAAGATATGCTTATGAGCTTAAGAAAAAAGAGAAACTCGAATATGTGGAGTTCAGTGAAGTCAGAGATAACAAAGGTATAAAAACCGCATCTATCAATATTGATGGAGAGGAAATAAGAATTGCAGTAGTTCAGAATCTCAAGAATGCGAAGGAGATTATTTCCGAAATTAAATCAGGTAAAGCCAATTACGACCTTGTTGAAATTATGGCTTGTCCGGGCGGATGTGTCGGCGGAGCAGGACAACCGGTTTATTTTAATAATGATACATTGGATAACAGGAAAAATGCCCTGTATGCTACAGATAAAATGCTGCAACTACACAAATCGCAGGATAATCCTTATATTAATAAAATATATAAGGAATGGGAAAAACAGAAGGACAGCCACAAACTTGTACATGACCTGTTACATACTTCTTACAGAAAACGCAAACGAATTGAAATTGAACAATTGACTTTACTAAAGCAGTCCGAAAATACTGTGAATGTTCATATTTGTTTTGGAACTTCGTGTTTTATAAAAGGTTCTCAAAGCATTATGAAGAAGATGCTTAATTACATAAGTGAAAATGATTTAACTGACATTGTGAATGTTAAGGCAGGTTTCTGTATGGAAAATTGCGATAAAGGACCTACAGTAACAATAGGTAGTGAAGTTATCGGCAAATGCACTTTTGAAAGAGCGGTTGATGTAATGAATAAGCAAATTTCGGAGTTGGTTATCAGCAATTCTGAATTAGCTCATTAA
- a CDS encoding 4Fe-4S binding protein — MISEKESSLQIVYTNKAKCLDCNRCVRVCPVKAIRIKNSQAFVDWEKCIVCGNCVNECPQSAKTYRNDIFTVQELLKSDKPTAVIVAPAYAAIMEPWQSVRLASVLRYIGFKYIAEAASFASDVAYATLEYHKESKSSVITSSCPAVVSYVEKYQPHAIGNLAKVKSPMVATAEYLKNHLGNNWNIVFIGPCIAKKYESVRIENRNLFDAVLTFDEMYDLFNEFSIEQARFEESSFDLTAGDNEKLFPALSGFLKAANMKTESFSNEFLSADGIEEIKNIIDYVAETQKPVIVEALFCKHGCINGPGCSTKTNIYQRKNNLINYFNKKEFELNSVEHEKPELRTIFNNNLSIKQPIYTEDEILNVLEKIGKSNPEDRLDCTSCGYDSCRDKAIAVLSGMAEPEMCVSFIRKRSETKADKILQQSPNGIVIVDDNYNIIAMNQAFRKMFMCSNSNIGKPISMIMDPEPFIKFNSAENDKFEITKKYDNFNIICHHIIYSLKEEKKLVGVFVNITNVISNKEKIDSLKKETILKATELLDHQIIMSQRIAKLLGDSTAQSEELINNLLKLTND; from the coding sequence ATGATATCGGAAAAAGAAAGTTCACTGCAAATAGTATATACAAATAAGGCAAAATGTCTTGACTGTAATCGTTGTGTTCGGGTTTGTCCGGTAAAAGCAATCAGAATCAAAAACTCGCAGGCATTTGTTGATTGGGAAAAGTGTATTGTGTGTGGTAATTGTGTTAATGAATGTCCACAATCAGCAAAAACCTACAGAAATGATATTTTTACTGTTCAGGAGTTGCTTAAATCAGATAAACCAACTGCTGTAATTGTTGCTCCGGCTTATGCTGCTATAATGGAACCATGGCAGTCTGTAAGATTAGCTTCAGTTTTAAGGTATATCGGTTTTAAGTATATTGCTGAAGCTGCATCTTTTGCTTCAGATGTTGCTTATGCTACTTTGGAATATCACAAAGAAAGTAAATCTTCTGTTATTACATCATCATGTCCCGCTGTTGTCAGTTATGTTGAAAAATATCAGCCCCATGCGATTGGAAATCTCGCAAAAGTAAAATCTCCCATGGTGGCAACTGCAGAGTATTTGAAAAATCATTTAGGTAACAATTGGAATATTGTCTTCATCGGACCTTGCATAGCTAAAAAATATGAATCCGTCAGAATTGAAAATCGTAATCTTTTTGATGCTGTTTTAACATTTGATGAAATGTATGATTTATTCAATGAATTTTCAATTGAACAGGCACGTTTTGAAGAAAGTAGTTTTGATTTAACTGCGGGCGATAATGAAAAACTTTTCCCTGCTCTTAGCGGTTTCCTTAAAGCAGCAAATATGAAAACTGAAAGCTTTTCAAATGAATTTTTAAGTGCTGACGGTATTGAAGAAATAAAAAATATTATTGATTACGTGGCTGAAACTCAAAAACCTGTAATTGTGGAAGCGTTATTCTGTAAGCATGGTTGTATCAATGGTCCCGGATGCAGTACAAAAACCAATATTTATCAAAGAAAAAACAATCTGATTAATTATTTCAATAAAAAAGAATTTGAATTAAACAGTGTCGAGCATGAAAAACCTGAATTGAGAACCATATTTAACAATAATTTATCAATCAAGCAGCCAATTTATACAGAAGATGAGATTTTGAATGTTCTTGAAAAAATTGGGAAATCAAATCCTGAAGACAGACTTGATTGTACTTCCTGCGGTTACGATTCATGCCGCGACAAAGCTATTGCTGTACTAAGTGGAATGGCTGAACCTGAAATGTGCGTTTCATTTATTAGAAAACGTTCCGAAACTAAAGCTGATAAGATTTTACAGCAAAGCCCCAATGGTATTGTAATTGTTGATGATAATTATAATATTATTGCTATGAATCAAGCTTTCAGAAAGATGTTTATGTGCTCAAATTCCAACATCGGAAAACCAATTTCGATGATTATGGACCCGGAGCCCTTCATCAAATTTAATTCAGCTGAGAATGATAAATTTGAAATTACAAAAAAATATGATAATTTTAATATTATCTGCCATCATATTATCTATTCACTAAAAGAAGAAAAGAAACTTGTTGGAGTTTTTGTAAATATTACAAATGTTATATCAAATAAGGAAAAAATTGATTCACTAAAAAAAGAAACTATTCTGAAAGCAACTGAATTACTTGACCACCAGATTATTATGTCTCAAAGAATTGCAAAATTGCTTGGTGACAGCACAGCTCAAAGCGAGGAGTTAATAAACAATTTACTAAAATTGACTAATGATTAA
- a CDS encoding SpoIIE family protein phosphatase yields the protein MDYYYVEITKNQMPKYTGLPCGDVIEVIRNENETLLIIADGKGSGIKANIAANTCVSRIAGLLSRGFSLRNCCEKVAATMENAIKEDLPYSVFLIARFKSDGYVNILSYEMPPSIIISNRQANILTQRKIISEISIISESSCYLKPHEGIILYSDGVTQAGLGVNFDYGWGVDNICKFINSNLHKKATIKQLPKIITDKSFELSDLKRSDDVTTISASLRLGVIVNLLTGPPEDKSLTKEKLMTFLNSRGIKLICGATSARLVADILKKPVKIENSSYDGITPPASTIDGINLVTEGLVTLNQLFNIMDEDREDMDDANPVTQLYDYLMIADRVNIFMGSAINPANNDISYKQRGLIPRAKIISLISQKLTEIGKLVVINRI from the coding sequence ATGGACTATTACTATGTTGAAATAACAAAAAACCAAATGCCAAAATACACAGGTTTGCCTTGTGGTGATGTGATTGAGGTTATTAGGAATGAAAATGAAACTCTCCTGATTATAGCAGACGGTAAAGGAAGCGGAATAAAAGCAAATATCGCCGCAAATACCTGTGTCTCCCGAATTGCCGGATTATTAAGCAGAGGTTTTTCACTTAGAAATTGCTGTGAAAAAGTTGCTGCAACTATGGAAAATGCCATTAAAGAAGATTTGCCATATTCTGTTTTTTTAATTGCAAGGTTCAAATCTGATGGTTATGTTAATATATTATCTTATGAGATGCCTCCGTCAATTATTATTTCAAACCGACAGGCAAATATTTTAACACAGAGAAAAATCATCAGCGAAATTTCAATAATATCTGAATCAAGTTGCTATTTGAAGCCACATGAAGGGATAATATTATATAGCGATGGAGTAACACAAGCAGGTTTAGGAGTTAATTTTGACTACGGATGGGGAGTGGATAATATCTGCAAATTTATTAATTCTAATTTACATAAGAAAGCCACAATTAAGCAATTACCTAAAATTATCACGGATAAGTCTTTTGAGCTATCAGACTTAAAAAGAAGTGATGATGTTACTACAATCAGCGCTTCGTTAAGACTTGGTGTAATAGTAAATCTGCTTACAGGACCACCTGAAGATAAGAGCTTAACCAAAGAAAAGCTTATGACATTTCTCAATTCCAGAGGAATTAAGTTAATATGCGGTGCAACTTCGGCACGGCTCGTTGCCGATATTTTAAAAAAGCCGGTTAAAATTGAGAATAGTTCTTATGATGGTATAACACCTCCGGCTTCAACAATTGATGGTATAAATCTGGTTACTGAGGGCTTGGTTACTTTAAATCAGCTATTCAATATTATGGATGAAGACCGCGAGGATATGGATGACGCTAACCCCGTTACGCAGTTATATGACTATCTGATGATTGCAGACAGAGTAAATATTTTTATGGGTAGTGCAATAAATCCGGCTAACAACGATATAAGTTACAAACAAAGAGGACTTATTCCAAGAGCTAAAATCATTTCATTAATTTCACAAAAACTCACAGAAATCGGAAAACTTGTAGTCATTAACAGAATATAG
- a CDS encoding DNA/RNA non-specific endonuclease — protein MKSSYLLILVLVLTSSGFAKSETKDSVISAIINLHSPAGLPYDTDTTDDYIIYRSQYIVSYNPNFNTTNWVSWNLNASWFGKSGRFSGKFVTDMTLPDLFMRITHDDYTNSGYDRGHLVRSHERTVNADDNRSTFYMTNIVAQTPDLNRGVWLKFERYCEELAIKENKELYLYAGGVYKSDSTIGRGVRVPDSCYKIVVVLERGEGAECIDYNTTIYSVMMPNIQGIRNSEWEEFAVSVSHIEQSTGYNFLPGVPEEIQGIIEQYIHKPK, from the coding sequence ATGAAGTCATCATATCTTCTAATTTTGGTGTTGGTATTAACAAGTTCCGGCTTTGCAAAAAGCGAGACAAAGGATTCTGTTATTTCGGCAATAATAAACTTGCATAGTCCCGCAGGTCTTCCTTATGATACTGACACAACAGATGATTACATTATATATCGGAGTCAGTATATCGTCAGCTATAATCCAAATTTCAATACCACAAACTGGGTTAGCTGGAACCTGAATGCCTCATGGTTTGGAAAATCAGGCAGATTCAGCGGCAAATTTGTTACAGATATGACCTTGCCTGATTTATTTATGCGAATAACACACGATGATTATACAAATTCGGGCTATGACCGCGGCCATCTTGTACGCTCGCACGAGAGAACCGTTAATGCAGATGATAATCGCTCAACTTTCTATATGACAAATATCGTAGCTCAAACCCCTGACTTAAACCGTGGAGTATGGCTAAAATTTGAGCGGTATTGTGAAGAACTTGCTATTAAGGAAAATAAAGAGCTATATTTATATGCAGGTGGTGTCTATAAATCCGACTCGACTATTGGCAGAGGTGTGAGAGTTCCCGACAGTTGCTATAAAATAGTTGTAGTACTGGAGAGAGGAGAAGGCGCCGAATGTATAGATTATAATACAACAATTTATAGTGTAATGATGCCGAACATTCAAGGAATAAGAAACAGTGAATGGGAAGAATTTGCTGTATCAGTCAGCCATATAGAGCAAAGCACAGGTTATAATTTTTTACCGGGGGTTCCTGAAGAAATACAGGGAATAATTGAGCAATATATCCATAAACCAAAATAA
- a CDS encoding M48 family metallopeptidase produces MIVRKIDPIVSSFKRVNGSRLTLRIDKQANVVISAPLKMAISDINNFIDEKRDWIEKTRQKIIENQAPKRLFNDGDTIPFLGIERRINILPNYKYAAEFLDGKFNLSSNIQPQAKEYLSRLFKNLAWNHFAPRIHYLAKQYNFKFKAVKISSAQTKWGSCSNHGNINLAWRLVMAPEDVIDYVIIHELAHTVEANHSHKFWKIVENIIPDYKQKRQWLKDNGKYLDL; encoded by the coding sequence ATGATAGTTAGAAAAATAGACCCTATTGTCAGTAGCTTTAAGAGAGTAAATGGCTCAAGATTAACTCTCAGAATTGATAAACAGGCAAATGTGGTTATATCTGCTCCCTTGAAAATGGCAATTTCGGATATCAATAATTTTATTGATGAGAAAAGAGACTGGATTGAGAAAACCCGGCAAAAAATCATAGAAAATCAAGCTCCAAAAAGATTATTTAATGATGGGGACACTATTCCCTTTTTAGGAATTGAGAGGCGAATTAATATATTACCTAATTACAAGTATGCTGCCGAATTTTTGGATGGGAAATTCAATTTGAGTAGTAATATTCAACCTCAGGCTAAGGAATATCTTTCAAGACTTTTCAAAAACCTTGCCTGGAATCATTTTGCACCAAGAATACATTATTTAGCCAAACAGTATAATTTTAAATTTAAAGCAGTTAAAATTTCCTCGGCACAGACAAAGTGGGGCTCATGCTCTAATCATGGCAATATTAATCTTGCATGGAGACTGGTTATGGCACCTGAAGATGTGATTGATTATGTAATAATTCACGAGCTGGCACATACAGTTGAAGCAAATCACTCTCATAAATTTTGGAAAATAGTTGAGAATATTATTCCGGACTACAAACAAAAGAGGCAATGGCTTAAAGATAACGGCAAGTATTTAGATTTGTAA
- a CDS encoding MFS transporter encodes MENRLKQQRGWYMYDWAVSAFTTSVITVFIGPYLTTIADNAAIDGYLSILGMEIFAGSFFSYCVSLSVILQVVFLPWLGALADYSNRKKQLLGIFAYIGAFAAMGLYFLEGTNYLLGGLLLIISNLSFGASMIFYNAFLNEIAEPDERDRVSSNGFAVGYVGGGLLLAINLVLVMQAEKFGLTIGMAVRISMASAGLWWAVFTIIPMLRLKSFRPLRSIPSGENTFIFGFKQIKSTIKDSLKYPKTLLFIVAYIFYNDGVQAVIVVASQFGQEALNLDIGTLTTVILMVQFVAFGGAKFFDYLASKINTKNALLISIVIWIIAVSYAYLFLNSEAGFYGLGAVIGLVLGGTQALSRSLYSHLIPSGKESEYFSLYEISERGTSWIGPLLFGISLQFTGSYRFAILSLGILFVVGFILLMKINFRQAIIEVGNTLPKNI; translated from the coding sequence ATGGAAAATAGATTAAAACAGCAACGTGGCTGGTATATGTATGACTGGGCAGTCTCTGCTTTTACTACGAGTGTAATAACAGTTTTCATTGGACCATATCTTACAACTATTGCTGATAATGCCGCTATTGACGGATACCTCAGTATTTTAGGTATGGAGATATTTGCAGGATCTTTTTTTTCTTATTGTGTATCATTATCTGTTATTCTACAAGTAGTATTTCTACCATGGCTGGGAGCTTTAGCTGATTATTCAAACCGTAAAAAGCAACTTTTGGGTATTTTTGCTTATATCGGAGCCTTTGCTGCTATGGGTTTATATTTCTTAGAAGGGACAAATTATCTGTTAGGCGGGTTATTGTTGATTATTTCCAACCTATCATTCGGTGCTTCTATGATATTCTATAATGCCTTTTTGAATGAAATTGCAGAGCCCGATGAGCGGGATCGAGTTTCATCAAATGGCTTTGCGGTAGGCTATGTAGGAGGCGGATTACTTTTAGCCATAAATTTAGTGCTTGTCATGCAGGCGGAAAAATTCGGTCTTACAATCGGAATGGCTGTCAGAATATCAATGGCATCAGCCGGATTGTGGTGGGCTGTGTTTACTATTATTCCAATGTTAAGACTGAAATCATTTCGACCTCTTAGGAGCATTCCTTCGGGAGAAAATACCTTTATTTTTGGATTTAAACAGATTAAATCAACTATAAAGGATTCTTTGAAATATCCCAAAACATTACTTTTTATTGTCGCTTATATATTTTATAATGACGGTGTTCAGGCTGTGATTGTTGTCGCTTCACAATTTGGGCAGGAGGCTCTGAATCTGGATATCGGAACTCTCACGACTGTTATTTTAATGGTACAGTTTGTAGCATTTGGCGGAGCAAAATTTTTTGATTATCTGGCTTCAAAAATCAATACAAAAAATGCACTGCTTATTAGTATTGTTATCTGGATAATTGCTGTTTCTTACGCATATTTATTTCTGAATTCCGAAGCGGGATTCTATGGGCTTGGTGCAGTAATCGGTTTAGTGCTGGGCGGCACTCAGGCACTCAGTCGTTCGCTTTATTCACATCTGATTCCTTCAGGAAAAGAATCGGAATATTTCAGCCTTTATGAAATTAGCGAAAGAGGCACAAGCTGGATAGGTCCACTTCTATTTGGAATTTCATTGCAATTCACCGGCTCTTACAGATTTGCTATATTATCACTTGGTATCCTTTTTGTAGTGGGTTTTATATTATTGATGAAAATTAATTTCCGTCAAGCTATCATTGAAGTCGGAAACACTCTGCCAAAGAATATTTAA